In a genomic window of Methanoregula sp.:
- a CDS encoding NADP-dependent malic enzyme has protein sequence MSGEQKDIYQESLELHEEFRGKIEVHSKVSLATRHDLSLAYTPGVAEVCREIHKNKNLAYKYTLKANTIAIVSDGSRVLSLGNIGGYAAIPVMEGKALLFKKLADIDAFPICFESYHTDFVDEVKNIAPVFGGIALEDIAAPKCFEMEEALQDIGIPVMHDDQHGTAVVVLAALLNACKVTKKRFEDLKIVVVGAGAAGFAITRMLRCIGYDPKLCSSVQDIIVCDSKGIIHHAREGLYANKYKFIIAEKTNRSGRTGTLEDAMRGADVCIGVSVPGIITPAMVRSMNKDPIIFALAYPMPEIFPDDALVAGAAIVGTGRSDFPNQINYALAFPGIFRGALDVCATRISDEMKVAAAHALANYVKRPRKDRILPEVLNRNVVKAVARAVSEAAVASGCARQIE, from the coding sequence ATGAGCGGGGAGCAGAAAGATATCTACCAGGAATCGCTTGAACTTCATGAAGAATTCCGGGGAAAGATCGAGGTCCATTCCAAAGTTTCCCTGGCAACCCGCCATGATCTCTCCCTTGCCTATACCCCGGGGGTAGCAGAAGTCTGCCGGGAGATCCACAAAAACAAAAATCTCGCGTACAAATACACCCTCAAAGCCAACACCATCGCAATCGTCAGTGACGGTTCACGCGTACTGTCCTTAGGAAATATCGGGGGCTATGCAGCAATTCCGGTGATGGAAGGAAAAGCGCTCCTTTTTAAGAAACTCGCCGACATCGATGCATTTCCCATCTGTTTCGAGAGTTATCATACGGATTTTGTCGATGAAGTAAAGAACATTGCACCGGTTTTTGGCGGGATCGCACTCGAAGACATCGCAGCACCAAAATGTTTCGAGATGGAAGAAGCACTTCAGGATATCGGGATACCGGTAATGCACGACGACCAGCATGGAACCGCAGTTGTCGTGCTTGCAGCCCTCCTTAATGCCTGCAAGGTAACAAAAAAGAGATTTGAAGATCTGAAAATTGTTGTAGTCGGAGCCGGCGCTGCCGGGTTTGCTATCACAAGGATGCTCAGGTGCATCGGCTATGATCCCAAGCTCTGCAGCAGCGTACAGGACATCATCGTATGTGACAGCAAAGGTATCATCCACCATGCCCGCGAGGGATTGTATGCCAATAAATACAAATTTATCATCGCCGAAAAGACCAACAGGAGCGGGCGGACCGGAACACTGGAGGATGCCATGCGGGGCGCTGATGTCTGCATCGGCGTCTCAGTGCCGGGGATAATCACACCGGCCATGGTCAGATCGATGAACAAGGACCCCATCATCTTTGCCCTTGCCTATCCCATGCCGGAAATATTTCCCGATGATGCACTCGTGGCCGGAGCAGCGATCGTGGGTACCGGGCGCAGCGATTTTCCCAACCAGATCAACTATGCCCTTGCATTTCCGGGGATCTTCCGCGGCGCTCTCGATGTCTGTGCGACACGCATCTCTGACGAGATGAAGGTTGCCGCAGCACATGCGCTTGCCAATTATGTCAAACGGCCACGGAAAGACCGGATCCTTCCGGAGGTGCTCAACCGCAACGTGGTAAAGGCAGTAGCCCGTGCGGTCAGTGAAGCAGCGGTTGCAAGCGGTTGTGCCCGGCAGATTGAATGA
- the truA gene encoding tRNA pseudouridine(38-40) synthase TruA, producing the protein MEKDHTDHPAHAPPVRLAFRVSYLGNRFYGSQMQAAHRTVEGEFVAACQRLSLFDDWRTAGFLSAGRTDRGVHALGQVIAFSTDAPDRARTVINTQLPPDLWCTAYADVPPEFHPRYDAKSRTYRYYFSQHPENPEAMNRAAQQFLGSHNFSNFARVKDKNPYRNILAVRVGEEDGFEFLEVTAESFLWHQVRCMASALLLIGEGNADECSIARLLEAGAIRPLQPAPAEGLVLWDTDCGIAWTPVIAEGQSGGFIDHLVRHHALMEKMCRVLKTPQS; encoded by the coding sequence ATGGAGAAAGATCACACGGATCACCCGGCGCATGCACCTCCGGTAAGGCTCGCGTTCCGGGTCTCGTACCTTGGTAACCGGTTCTATGGCTCCCAGATGCAGGCAGCCCACCGCACGGTGGAAGGAGAATTTGTTGCTGCCTGCCAGCGGCTCAGCCTCTTTGATGACTGGAGAACTGCCGGTTTTTTGTCGGCAGGGAGGACGGACCGGGGTGTCCATGCCCTCGGGCAGGTGATCGCGTTTTCAACCGATGCGCCGGATCGGGCCCGGACGGTCATCAATACCCAGCTCCCCCCGGATCTCTGGTGCACTGCGTATGCAGATGTACCTCCGGAATTTCATCCCCGGTACGATGCAAAGTCCCGCACGTACCGGTATTACTTTTCGCAACATCCTGAAAATCCCGAAGCAATGAACCGGGCTGCACAGCAGTTTCTGGGCAGCCATAATTTTTCGAACTTCGCACGGGTAAAAGACAAGAACCCGTACCGGAACATTCTTGCAGTCCGGGTAGGAGAGGAAGACGGATTTGAATTCCTTGAGGTAACCGCAGAAAGTTTCCTCTGGCACCAGGTGCGGTGTATGGCCTCGGCACTGCTCCTCATCGGGGAGGGAAACGCGGATGAATGTTCAATTGCCCGGCTGCTGGAAGCCGGTGCCATCAGACCTCTCCAGCCCGCGCCTGCCGAAGGGCTGGTCCTTTGGGATACGGACTGCGGGATTGCGTGGACCCCGGTTATTGCTGAGGGGCAGAGCGGTGGATTTATCGATCACCTGGTACGGCATCATGCGCTGATGGAGAAAATGTGCCGGGTGCTCAAAACGCCACAGTCCTGA
- a CDS encoding PHP domain-containing protein, which translates to MLICDLHVHTNHSKDGESSVEEIIRAAEAAGLDAIAITDHDSVDGAKQALLCETPVLVIPGIEVTTKQGHLLVLGVTELIPSGLDVLDTVALARRMGAVLILPHPYHVWRHGVARRKKAGMIAVDAVESFNSRYIVGSANRKAARIALKLGKPCVGGSDAHNARFVGFGRTYVDAEKSVPAILDAIRAGNVTCGGKQTPLRTYTHQSLNNTWRKITRITRRMHLR; encoded by the coding sequence ATGCTGATCTGCGATTTGCACGTGCACACGAATCACTCTAAAGACGGTGAAAGCAGCGTTGAGGAGATCATCAGGGCTGCCGAGGCGGCAGGACTCGACGCGATCGCAATAACCGACCACGATTCGGTCGACGGTGCAAAACAGGCCCTCTTGTGCGAGACTCCCGTACTGGTGATTCCCGGTATAGAAGTCACGACAAAACAGGGCCACCTGCTTGTGCTGGGTGTTACCGAGCTCATCCCTTCCGGCCTTGACGTGCTGGATACCGTAGCTCTCGCACGCCGGATGGGAGCGGTGCTCATCCTCCCGCACCCGTACCACGTCTGGAGACACGGGGTTGCCCGCAGGAAAAAAGCCGGCATGATCGCGGTAGATGCGGTTGAATCCTTCAACAGCCGGTATATTGTCGGGTCAGCGAACCGGAAGGCGGCACGGATCGCGCTGAAACTGGGCAAGCCCTGTGTCGGGGGAAGCGATGCCCACAATGCCCGGTTTGTCGGTTTTGGCAGGACGTACGTGGATGCGGAAAAATCCGTTCCTGCGATCCTTGATGCCATCCGGGCCGGAAATGTTACCTGCGGTGGAAAACAGACGCCGCTGCGCACCTATACCCACCAGTCACTCAACAACACATGGAGAAAGATCACACGGATCACCCGGCGCATGCACCTCCGGTAA
- a CDS encoding dihydropteroate synthase-like protein, with translation MRILLPTGAATEEMVQKAVAGFDADVVVTGEIASFLTPHKLHTLIQKGKYDLVIVSGMCTASFDHVERETGVPVYRGPRHAADLAFILPLLDTITLSRTVPADDFLSAKKAGDAMYRVDLREQEASADFIIRDVKIGGDSRMKVLAEIMDAHRCEDLYEKAERFFFAGADIVDLGFGFDATPEDVARAFSQVADIDHPLAVDTQDPLLIRAALDRADLVLSLQEQNIPVIGKEVAEAGAAAVIVPGCGTLAKNITLAKRAGIACIITDPLLQPVGSGLVASLKNFTKGKYPLFFGAGNVVELLDADSIGANALLAGMAKEVGASVIFSSEHSDKTQGSIGEMRRATEMMVLTRDRPYPKDLGIDLLVLKEKRRRREPPVAYETITPAKKMPEDITYDPRGNFRIGIEGDQIIAAINGKAVRGRRWQDVLSTILSQGNVTLLDHAGYLGRELYKAELAIRYGRSFEQDGEF, from the coding sequence ATGCGCATCCTGCTGCCTACCGGTGCCGCCACCGAGGAGATGGTACAAAAAGCGGTGGCCGGGTTCGATGCTGATGTGGTGGTAACCGGGGAGATTGCATCATTTCTCACACCCCACAAACTCCACACCCTGATACAAAAAGGGAAGTACGATCTCGTCATCGTCTCTGGCATGTGCACGGCCTCGTTCGATCATGTGGAACGGGAGACGGGTGTGCCCGTCTATCGCGGTCCCCGCCATGCCGCGGATCTTGCCTTCATCCTCCCGTTACTTGACACGATCACCCTTTCACGTACCGTTCCTGCCGATGATTTTCTTTCAGCAAAAAAAGCAGGCGATGCAATGTACCGTGTTGACCTGCGGGAGCAGGAAGCCAGCGCTGATTTCATAATCCGGGATGTGAAAATCGGCGGCGACTCGCGGATGAAGGTGCTTGCCGAGATCATGGATGCACACCGGTGCGAAGACCTGTATGAAAAGGCAGAGCGATTCTTTTTTGCCGGTGCTGATATCGTGGATCTCGGGTTCGGGTTCGATGCTACTCCTGAAGATGTGGCGCGGGCATTTTCCCAGGTGGCAGACATCGATCACCCGCTCGCGGTGGATACACAGGACCCGCTCCTGATCCGGGCTGCGCTGGATCGGGCGGACCTTGTCCTCTCCCTGCAGGAGCAAAATATTCCGGTCATCGGAAAGGAAGTGGCAGAGGCCGGCGCAGCGGCAGTCATCGTGCCAGGCTGCGGTACGCTTGCAAAGAATATTACTCTTGCAAAACGGGCGGGTATCGCATGCATCATTACCGATCCCCTCCTCCAGCCGGTGGGTTCAGGACTGGTGGCATCGCTGAAAAACTTTACAAAAGGGAAATACCCCCTCTTTTTTGGGGCGGGCAATGTAGTCGAGCTGCTGGATGCCGACTCAATAGGGGCAAACGCGCTGCTGGCCGGTATGGCAAAGGAGGTCGGTGCTTCCGTCATCTTTTCGAGTGAGCACTCGGACAAGACGCAAGGGTCAATCGGCGAGATGCGGCGGGCCACCGAGATGATGGTACTCACCCGCGACCGCCCCTATCCCAAGGATCTGGGCATCGACCTGCTCGTGCTCAAGGAGAAGCGACGCCGGCGCGAGCCCCCGGTTGCATACGAGACCATAACCCCGGCAAAAAAGATGCCGGAGGATATCACCTACGATCCCAGGGGTAACTTCCGGATCGGCATTGAGGGGGACCAGATCATTGCCGCAATCAATGGCAAGGCGGTGCGGGGCAGGCGCTGGCAGGATGTGCTCTCCACCATCCTGTCGCAGGGCAATGTCACCCTGCTCGACCATGCCGGGTATCTTGGCAGGGAATTGTATAAGGCAGAACTCGCGATCCGGTACGGGCGGAGCTTCGAGCAGGACGGGGAGTTCTGA
- a CDS encoding helix-turn-helix domain-containing protein, with amino-acid sequence MESIPAALIKSLNDLGLSNNEARVFAALVLYDNAEAKEIIDFLSLSKPSVYEALDRLAEIGLAVKRISKPARYSAISPDMAINLLMDKHRNAGDHALVELRLLEKKKVLTEKEDALWTIYGDVNIEYKIRELFGRAKQQISCMIGERYLPFIENVKIKDVSLKLIVISDDYALLGKLQELFPGKNADLHVISTEQFKVPPPFAPPEFAEMSKFMNFENTLELIVDDEELLMVPPFISSSVSVLNTRNKGAILHIKMFNQLNWKRFTDGDAMTFPLPPAQKKKRS; translated from the coding sequence ATGGAGAGCATCCCCGCCGCCCTCATAAAATCGCTCAATGATCTCGGGTTATCCAACAATGAAGCGCGTGTATTTGCCGCGCTGGTACTCTACGATAATGCGGAAGCAAAAGAGATCATCGATTTCCTCTCCCTGTCAAAACCGAGCGTTTACGAGGCATTGGATCGTCTTGCCGAGATTGGTCTTGCCGTAAAGAGAATATCAAAACCGGCCCGGTACAGTGCAATCTCTCCGGACATGGCGATCAACCTCCTCATGGACAAACACCGGAATGCAGGAGATCATGCATTAGTGGAACTCAGACTCCTCGAGAAAAAGAAGGTACTGACCGAAAAAGAGGATGCTCTCTGGACCATCTACGGGGATGTCAACATTGAGTACAAAATTCGCGAGCTTTTCGGGAGAGCGAAACAACAGATAAGCTGCATGATCGGGGAACGGTACCTTCCGTTCATTGAAAACGTTAAAATCAAGGATGTTTCACTGAAACTCATTGTCATTTCGGATGATTACGCTCTTTTGGGGAAATTGCAGGAATTATTTCCGGGAAAAAATGCAGATCTCCATGTCATCTCCACAGAACAGTTCAAAGTTCCGCCACCATTCGCCCCACCGGAATTTGCTGAGATGAGTAAATTTATGAACTTCGAAAATACCCTTGAATTGATTGTTGACGATGAGGAACTTCTCATGGTCCCACCGTTTATTTCAAGCAGTGTTTCCGTTCTCAATACCCGGAACAAGGGAGCTATCCTCCATATAAAAATGTTCAACCAGCTCAACTGGAAACGATTTACCGATGGCGATGCGATGACATTTCCCCTGCCACCCGCTCAAAAGAAAAAGCGATCGTGA
- a CDS encoding LPXTG cell wall anchor domain-containing protein, whose protein sequence is MFSFERFNDNNRTPVRKGIKKTVFTYGGITHKIGNRSARILLIAGTLLAICLFVGTASAIATTESMAVSAKVYVSNVTYDPGSFYDGDKAIVDIQVTNGNTDTGIVINHAQLSDDTIRIVSRPYDTSSNIGPGQTRDYIFEVTADGKEGYYYPTFSLSFLESDSLYYRTFVEIDNSLPELTFIEKPDTFSAGKKDKIYAKISNPRSNAVENVIVDITGTGTTINPSEIFIGTINAGGNVLVNFSVTPQQQTDLTLKVTYDNGDNTHTMSESLPLIFGENKKQADPKVNNIKITKVGTVYHVTGDVTNAGLETANAVTITSGSPATAQDPYKNYVVGVLKPDDFGSFEVSFSTESTTSIPLQMSYKDTDGNVITSQQNINLATATSSDTNTAQPSILPIIGVIIVIALVGGGYLYLRKRKAE, encoded by the coding sequence ATGTTCAGTTTTGAACGTTTCAACGATAATAACCGAACTCCCGTAAGAAAAGGAATCAAAAAAACTGTTTTCACTTACGGGGGTATTACGCATAAGATCGGTAACAGATCGGCACGGATCCTGTTAATTGCAGGTACCCTGCTGGCGATTTGTCTCTTTGTTGGTACAGCCAGCGCAATAGCGACAACAGAGTCTATGGCAGTATCCGCAAAAGTGTATGTTTCGAATGTTACCTATGATCCCGGATCATTCTACGATGGGGATAAGGCGATTGTTGATATACAAGTTACCAATGGAAACACCGATACAGGAATTGTTATCAATCATGCACAACTGTCGGATGATACCATCAGGATCGTCAGCAGGCCCTACGATACATCCTCAAATATCGGACCGGGCCAGACGCGGGATTATATTTTCGAAGTTACTGCGGATGGAAAAGAGGGTTACTACTACCCGACGTTTTCCTTAAGTTTCCTGGAATCTGACAGCCTGTATTACCGGACCTTTGTTGAGATTGATAATTCTCTCCCCGAGCTGACGTTCATTGAAAAACCTGACACGTTCTCCGCAGGGAAAAAAGATAAAATTTATGCCAAAATATCCAATCCCCGCAGTAATGCGGTTGAGAATGTCATAGTTGATATAACCGGTACGGGTACAACGATCAACCCCTCTGAGATATTTATCGGTACAATAAATGCGGGGGGAAATGTCCTGGTAAATTTCTCTGTCACTCCGCAACAGCAGACAGATCTCACTCTGAAAGTCACCTACGATAATGGTGATAATACCCACACGATGTCAGAATCACTTCCGCTCATATTTGGGGAGAACAAGAAGCAGGCCGATCCTAAAGTGAATAATATCAAGATCACGAAGGTAGGAACGGTCTATCACGTGACCGGCGATGTAACAAATGCAGGACTGGAAACCGCAAATGCAGTTACGATTACATCGGGCTCTCCGGCAACTGCCCAGGACCCGTACAAAAACTATGTTGTCGGTGTGCTCAAACCGGATGACTTCGGCAGTTTTGAAGTATCGTTTTCCACCGAGAGTACAACAAGCATCCCCCTCCAGATGTCATACAAGGATACCGATGGCAACGTGATCACTTCACAACAGAATATCAATCTCGCAACTGCCACATCGTCCGACACGAATACGGCTCAACCCTCAATTCTTCCCATCATAGGAGTAATCATCGTCATTGCGCTTGTTGGTGGCGGGTACCTCTACCTGCGAAAACGAAAAGCCGAGTAG
- a CDS encoding ABC transporter ATP-binding protein, which yields MQPAIQFEDVVKIYPLKSGDVTALNHISFEVQRGEFISIMGPSGSGKSTLLTLMGCLDKPTSGNISMSGVPIRDMSDMELTSLRRDRIGFIFQYFNLFPLLNIIENVSFPQMLKSGVNEARAREVLRAVQLDEKLYTHTPMELSGGQQQRVAVARALINDPDILLCDEPTGNLDSKTGASIMELMTELNKNGATIIVVTHDPNVANYTNRTIRIVDGCIAS from the coding sequence ATGCAACCGGCCATCCAGTTCGAGGATGTGGTGAAAATCTACCCTCTCAAGTCGGGGGATGTGACGGCACTCAATCATATCTCATTTGAGGTACAGCGGGGGGAGTTCATCTCGATCATGGGACCCTCGGGATCAGGTAAATCAACCCTCCTCACCCTCATGGGATGTCTTGACAAGCCTACTTCCGGGAATATCTCTATGAGCGGGGTCCCGATCCGGGATATGTCCGACATGGAACTGACCTCCCTGCGCAGGGACCGGATCGGTTTCATCTTCCAGTACTTCAACCTCTTCCCGCTCTTGAACATCATCGAGAACGTCAGTTTTCCCCAGATGCTCAAGTCCGGAGTGAACGAGGCACGGGCGCGGGAAGTGCTCCGGGCAGTCCAGCTGGACGAAAAACTCTACACGCATACACCCATGGAATTGTCCGGGGGCCAGCAGCAGCGGGTAGCGGTCGCCCGGGCCCTCATCAATGATCCCGACATTCTCCTGTGCGATGAACCCACGGGAAACCTCGATTCAAAAACGGGGGCCAGTATCATGGAGCTCATGACGGAACTCAACAAAAACGGCGCCACGATCATCGTCGTGACGCACGATCCCAATGTTGCGAATTACACGAACCGGACAATACGGATTGTTGACGGGTGCATTGCCTCATGA
- a CDS encoding ABC transporter permease, with product MIFWEIAKRNLRIHMLRSTLAMLGIVIGVVAIASMGILGNSMVATVSESLSSVGDSVIVSPYSGGGGGMGPGGGGGGVSSVNLKLSDQQYQQIKRAVAPNVAIPVLSTSERMKVGVGSDDIVATIYGVDPQYIPDLNLKLTAGDYNNANSGCLVGSTFAKDNNIKVGSRISIGSDGEKGTLRVTGIIEERGMAFDLSTDSAIVATQEWFDNTYNRNDYDQVVVKVKEGQDTAVVKTTIEKQMNKRDKIVSVTDSKATLASIYETFGTITTFVSAIGGISMVVAGVSIFNIMMMSVSERIKEIGIMRSIGTQKKEVMSMFIYEAAIIGVIGSVVGGILSILAGYVISALMLGTTKYLLTTANALSVGEGIGFGIVICLACGIYPAWQAANLNPIDALRHE from the coding sequence ATGATCTTCTGGGAAATTGCAAAGCGCAATCTCCGGATCCATATGCTCCGGTCAACCCTTGCGATGCTCGGCATCGTAATCGGGGTCGTTGCTATCGCATCAATGGGAATCCTGGGAAACAGTATGGTTGCGACCGTCTCTGAAAGTCTCTCCTCGGTAGGAGACAGTGTGATCGTCAGCCCGTATTCTGGCGGGGGTGGCGGGATGGGACCCGGGGGAGGTGGGGGCGGGGTGAGTTCGGTGAACCTGAAACTCTCCGACCAACAATACCAGCAGATCAAACGAGCCGTAGCTCCCAATGTGGCGATTCCGGTGCTCTCGACATCGGAACGTATGAAAGTGGGTGTTGGCAGTGATGATATTGTTGCAACCATCTATGGGGTGGATCCCCAGTATATCCCGGATCTCAACCTGAAGCTGACCGCAGGCGATTATAACAATGCCAATTCAGGATGTCTTGTAGGTTCCACGTTTGCCAAGGACAATAATATCAAAGTCGGCTCTCGTATTTCCATCGGTAGTGATGGTGAGAAGGGAACGCTCCGCGTCACCGGCATCATCGAGGAGCGGGGAATGGCCTTCGATCTCAGTACGGATTCTGCGATTGTGGCAACCCAGGAATGGTTCGATAATACCTACAACCGGAATGACTACGATCAGGTTGTTGTCAAGGTAAAAGAGGGGCAGGATACGGCAGTGGTTAAAACCACCATTGAAAAACAGATGAACAAGCGGGACAAGATTGTCAGTGTAACGGACAGCAAGGCAACGCTGGCTTCCATATACGAGACGTTTGGCACCATCACGACATTTGTCTCTGCCATAGGGGGAATTTCGATGGTCGTTGCCGGGGTTTCGATCTTCAATATCATGATGATGTCAGTCAGCGAGCGGATCAAGGAGATCGGCATCATGCGCAGCATCGGCACCCAGAAAAAGGAAGTGATGAGCATGTTCATCTATGAAGCGGCGATCATCGGGGTTATCGGTAGTGTTGTCGGGGGCATACTGAGCATCCTGGCGGGATATGTCATCAGTGCCCTGATGCTGGGGACGACCAAGTACCTTCTCACGACAGCGAATGCACTCTCTGTCGGGGAGGGGATCGGCTTTGGGATTGTGATCTGTCTCGCCTGCGGTATCTACCCGGCATGGCAGGCAGCGAACTTAAACCCCATCGATGCACTGAGGCACGAGTGA
- a CDS encoding MATE family efflux transporter, whose product MKLFSSRDQKNVCSAENTQGVTILTGDPKKAIISLSGPMIIAMLLMSSYNVVNAIWVVGLGSDALAAIGFVSPIFMVLIGLGCGIGAGATSAIARRIGAGDRNGASNGAVHALFISLILSAIITVPLVVFAEPIAILFGAGETAVLAAAYGQVLFAGTFFILFVNIAYGILRAEGDAKRTMYAMVAATLLNMVLDPLLIYGLGLGISGAAWGTIISLAAVTVVLLYWFFIEKNMYVCFSRQVFTPCRSMVSDILNVGIPASVEYMLMSVLCIILNLILVIVANTDAVAVFSVGFRVVSYGIVPIVAIGMSVVSVVGAAYGARHYEKIRVAHTFSILLGIALALCVSLLTWVFAYPIASIFSYSQESAHLYPGIAAFIGVMCLFYPFVPLGLISSSVFQGVGKGPTSLFLTFMRSLVFAAVFAYMLAIPLGMGEQGVWWGLVAGEILGGLLAFAWARMYLSQLDRLNGEETPLQKGEPETT is encoded by the coding sequence ATGAAACTTTTTTCTTCTCGCGATCAAAAAAATGTCTGCTCCGCAGAGAATACTCAGGGTGTCACTATCCTGACCGGTGATCCGAAAAAAGCAATTATCTCCTTATCAGGACCGATGATCATCGCAATGCTCCTGATGTCCAGTTATAACGTCGTGAACGCGATCTGGGTTGTAGGTCTTGGTTCTGATGCTCTGGCTGCCATCGGGTTCGTTTCTCCCATCTTCATGGTTCTCATTGGTCTGGGGTGCGGTATCGGAGCAGGGGCGACATCGGCTATTGCGCGGAGGATCGGCGCTGGCGACCGTAATGGTGCAAGTAACGGTGCAGTACATGCACTCTTCATCTCCCTCATCCTGTCAGCGATCATTACCGTGCCGCTTGTTGTCTTTGCAGAGCCGATAGCCATCCTTTTTGGTGCCGGGGAAACTGCGGTTCTTGCTGCAGCATATGGGCAGGTTCTTTTCGCCGGTACATTCTTCATCCTTTTTGTCAACATCGCGTACGGAATTCTCCGTGCGGAAGGGGATGCAAAAAGAACGATGTATGCCATGGTGGCTGCAACTCTTCTGAATATGGTCCTTGACCCTCTCCTGATCTATGGTCTGGGCCTCGGGATTTCAGGAGCCGCATGGGGCACTATCATCTCCCTTGCAGCGGTAACTGTTGTCCTCCTTTACTGGTTCTTTATCGAAAAAAATATGTACGTATGCTTCTCCAGGCAGGTTTTCACCCCGTGTCGAAGCATGGTTTCAGATATCCTGAACGTGGGAATCCCGGCCAGTGTTGAGTACATGCTGATGTCGGTACTGTGTATAATTCTCAATCTGATCCTCGTTATTGTAGCCAACACTGACGCTGTAGCGGTCTTTTCCGTCGGATTCAGGGTTGTATCATACGGAATCGTTCCCATTGTTGCAATAGGTATGTCGGTCGTATCGGTTGTCGGTGCGGCATATGGAGCCCGGCATTATGAGAAGATCCGGGTTGCACACACGTTTTCGATCCTCCTTGGGATTGCTCTTGCTCTCTGCGTCAGTCTCTTAACCTGGGTGTTTGCATATCCGATTGCCTCCATCTTCTCTTATTCACAGGAAAGCGCCCACCTCTACCCGGGTATTGCCGCATTCATCGGTGTCATGTGCCTGTTTTATCCATTTGTCCCGCTGGGTCTGATTTCGTCTTCCGTATTTCAGGGAGTCGGTAAAGGACCAACCTCCCTGTTTCTCACGTTCATGAGGAGTCTTGTGTTTGCCGCAGTTTTTGCGTACATGCTCGCAATCCCTCTAGGTATGGGAGAACAGGGAGTCTGGTGGGGGCTGGTTGCTGGTGAAATACTCGGAGGTTTGCTGGCATTTGCCTGGGCGCGAATGTACCTTTCACAACTGGACCGCTTGAATGGGGAAGAAACTCCCCTCCAAAAGGGGGAACCGGAAACCACTTGA
- a CDS encoding peptidylprolyl isomerase has protein sequence MAQQARASHILVKTEDEANKIMKRLADGEDFAAVAKRFSSCPSGKKGGDLGWFGKGMMVPEFEQIAFTEEVGKVVGPVKTQFGFHVIKVTGKK, from the coding sequence ATGGCACAACAGGCACGTGCATCCCATATCCTTGTAAAGACCGAAGATGAAGCAAACAAGATCATGAAACGACTCGCTGACGGCGAAGATTTTGCTGCCGTTGCCAAGCGGTTCTCATCCTGCCCATCCGGAAAGAAAGGGGGAGACCTCGGCTGGTTCGGCAAGGGCATGATGGTTCCCGAGTTTGAACAGATCGCGTTTACCGAGGAAGTTGGCAAGGTCGTCGGCCCGGTCAAGACCCAGTTCGGCTTCCACGTCATCAAAGTGACCGGCAAGAAATAA
- the budA gene encoding acetolactate decarboxylase codes for MDTKFLLGIGLAIVLVFCGAAVYTTFSKLPAASGKPEDQETLYQVSTIDALMQGVYDGVQPVGEMKKHGDFGIGTFDALDGEMIVIDGKVYQAKSDGGVYAVMDNATTPFATVTHFNRDFSVSTGRPMNFSEFSTEMSARLPTQNMIYAVRMEGTFPSVKVRAIPAQQKPYPTLTEAAKNQSVYTYANTKGTVVGFYTPAFFKGLNVAGYHLHFISGDRRTGGHILDFSVPVNATVEYDVTPAFAMPLPTSGAFTGVDLSQDLSKELAKIES; via the coding sequence ATGGACACAAAATTTCTTCTGGGCATTGGTCTTGCGATAGTGCTCGTTTTCTGCGGCGCAGCGGTCTACACGACCTTTTCCAAACTGCCGGCCGCTTCAGGAAAACCTGAAGATCAAGAAACCCTCTACCAGGTCTCGACCATTGACGCCCTGATGCAGGGAGTGTACGATGGCGTCCAGCCGGTCGGGGAGATGAAAAAGCACGGGGACTTCGGGATCGGTACGTTCGATGCCCTTGATGGTGAGATGATCGTGATTGACGGAAAGGTATACCAGGCCAAATCTGACGGCGGGGTATACGCGGTCATGGACAACGCCACCACACCCTTTGCCACGGTGACTCACTTCAACCGCGACTTTTCCGTGAGCACCGGCCGGCCCATGAATTTCTCTGAATTCTCAACGGAGATGAGCGCCCGGTTACCCACACAGAACATGATCTACGCGGTACGGATGGAGGGCACATTTCCTTCCGTAAAGGTGCGGGCGATACCTGCACAGCAGAAACCCTACCCCACGCTCACGGAAGCGGCAAAGAACCAGTCGGTCTACACGTATGCAAATACCAAAGGCACGGTAGTCGGGTTCTATACCCCGGCATTTTTCAAAGGTCTCAATGTCGCGGGCTACCACCTGCATTTCATCAGCGGGGACCGGCGCACGGGCGGCCATATCCTGGATTTCTCGGTACCGGTAAACGCAACGGTGGAGTATGACGTCACCCCGGCATTTGCAATGCCGCTGCCGACCAGCGGTGCATTCACCGGAGTCGATCTCTCGCAGGACCTGAGTAAGGAGCTCGCAAAGATCGAATCGTAG